The sequence AACGGGACCGCGCAAAGACCGCCCGAAGGCGTCAGCAGCGCCGTCCCGCAGCCCCGCCCGGGCAGAGGCGCCGCGCCGCATCGAGCCCCGCGCCCGGCCGCCTCCAACCGGCGCAGTGTGGCCGGCCCGGCGCGCTGATAGCAGGGCTGCCCGAGCCGACGccgggcggggccgcgccgctcAGCGCCGCAGCGGGCCCGGTCCGTCCCGGAGGGATTCCGAGCGGAGCGgcgcccccgccgcccccgtCCCGAGGAGCCACCgcgggccccgccgcccccacCTGGCGAATAGAGCTCGGCCAACTCGCGGGCCCCGGCGTGCTGCGCTCCCCAGCGCCGGCTGCCGCTCTCGGGTTCTTCCGAGGCCTCGCCGGCCGGCCCCACCGCCTCCTCCCGCGGCGGCAGGCTCTCCATGGCCCGGCCGCGCGGCTCCGGGCCCCGGGGCGGCTGCTCCTCCTCCGTGCCGATGGGCAGCTGCGAGGGGCGCCCAGGGCCCGCCGAGGCGTCCAGCGACAGCACTGCGGCCCGCGGCAGCATCGGGAAAtggggccgggccgcgggggGGGGGAttgagggagaggaggagcGGGGACGGCGGGCGCGGCTGGACACGCCCCCACCGCCGCGCGCCCCTCGTCGGCACCGCCACGCGACCTGCAGGCCAATGGGAAGAGGCGCTCGGTGCGGCGGGGCTAATGGCGTGGGGGGAGGGGCGGGAACACGTCTGGAGGCGCGCCGCGGGCACATCTGGCGACGGGAGCGCGCGGCGCGGCGGTGCCGCCGTCCCTGTGTCCGGCCGCGCTACTTTCTGCTGCCCCAAGGTTCAGCCGGGCCCGCCGGCCGCGCAGACCCTCGCCGCGCCCCCACGTGGCCTCCTTCCGCGCCGCAGAGCCGGGAcggggcagcagagctgcgaCGGGAAGACCGCCACGCGGTGACTGCGCCCGCGCGCAGCGGCACCGCCCCGCAGTCCGTGCTCCGCCCGTTCCCGACAGGGGATCGCCTGCCCCCTGGCGGCGCCTCTGCGCGCTGCGTTTGTGGAAGTCGCTCCGCTCCCCGCGGCGGCcgcagcagtgccagggccgTCAGTTACCCGCAGCCCTTCATGTGGTGACTCAGCCCGCGCTCCTTAGTGGCGTCCGTTAAAAGCTGCGCGCCGAGCCGCTCGCTGATCCCCAGCAAACGCTctcttcagcacagaaaataccAAAGGAAAAAGCCCCGACCAATACTATTAACGTCTATTAGttttgttgtaattttttttcaaggtcAAACAGAACAGCATTGAAATTAGAAGCGGTACAAATGACTGAGTAGATTCGGTTTAAACAATTCACTTACAGAGGGTGAAATGCTGAAGAGAGGTTTGTTGACTTCGAAGGTGATGTGTTTGCCAACGACACAACAGGGGATGGAACGAAGCAACGGGAATGCACAGCCCGGACCTGaggctgtgctgacagcaaATCGTACCTCCGTGGAAAACGCTGTTCTGTCCCTTCGGGTCGTCTGAGCCCCCTCCACAGAGCTGGAAGTGCCCTCTGCACCGACCTGAACTGCACGAGTCTTACAAACCCAACCGCGCTTCTGATGCCAGCTAAGGCATGCAGTGTGCCTTCCACAGTCTGCCTTCCTGCTCGGAGTATCACAAGTTAATTAACAACTAAGCGGAATCGTACGCTCAAATTAGCTCCGCTTTATGAAAAGTTGGCGCCGCGCCGCGCGAAGGGGCTGCGCCCGCCGAGATCCCGGCGCTGCCGGCAGGTGACGCCACGAGCCGGGGCACGGCCTGAGCTGCCCGTAGCACCGCCTGGCGGCGCTGGCGTGGAAGGGCAGCGGGGCGCGGCGGCTGTTTGCCGGCTAGTTGCGGCAGACATCACCTCAACAGCGTGGCTGTGCATAGACATTCTTCATAAGCATCAttatctgctctttttttttttttttttttttttcctcaacagtttgctggggagcagcagggacagagctgaCTGTCTCCTCTGCTGCAGTTAAGGGATGGCAATGATTGCAATGCATGTAGCACCTAGAGGTCCCGCTGCCGCACTGCCTAGAGGCGTCACAAGAAGCATTTTGACTCTACTCTCAGCACTTCCCTTTTCCCATCTGTACCTGAGGCCAGCCTACAGAACGATTTGGAGACATTTTTGAACACAGACCTGTGCTACGCCAGCTCCTTTGTGCAGTACTGCACAAGCTTCACAGTTCAAAACATCCAGAAGTCAGACTCGCTCCTCTCGCCTCTTACCCATTCTTGTGCAATTCTTCCTGATCCGCGAGACAAGAAGCAGAAGCTGGCTGCAGTTCCTTTGCTGGACTCTCTCTGGCATGGGAAAGTATCAGTGAGTGAGAGAGCTGAAACAGCCACTCCTAGGGCTCCTTCCAAAGCCATACACGAAGAGACAGGGAGATGACGGGGTCCAGAAGCGACGTGTGGGGAGGTGGCATACCGTGGCTATCGCACCCAGTTCCTGGGcattgcagccagcagtgcagccagaTGACACAGACCCAGGAGCTGTTCTCACATGCCAGTGCTCACCACCAACATGTCCTAACTGCTTCCCATGGTGCTCAACACAGGATAAGAGCAGCTGAATAAAAAGTAATTGTAAAGCCAAACATGCAGCCTTTAAAGCTTTTACAGAAGAATCTTGTTATTCTTCATCATGGCCCATTCTCCTGCCAACCTCTCTAAAACTGCCTTCAGTTTCTCTTGTCCTTAGCAGTATGCAGCACTAAGTTCCAGCTATCTGGCCCCAGCTTCAGGATCACTGAAGAGTCCTTCTTGTTTAGAAGTTTCCAAAATCAATAACTACCGATCTATTCCTGGGATGTCCTGACACTTGTTAGGGTTCCTTAAAAGGATCAGAATCCTGTTCTCCCAACCATTTTTATGAAAGCCTAGACactccagaaaaaaagtcataacACTTGTCCTGTACCAAATTCATCAAGCTAGGCGATACAGTTACATAGGAAATGCCAGATGACTATAGAGAACTTCTGGAACGCTAGTGGGCAGCAACTTCACTCTGTTTTTCAACAGGATATTCATAAAACTGCTCAGAAATAAAGCCCCCATCTTCCTGGTTAGATGGCTTCAGTGTGTGCTTTGCAACACCGGGCTGGAGCCTCCAGCTTCTGCTTTTCCACCAGCATTTGTGTGCACTCAGAcactctctccttttctttgtagCCTTCATTGCAACATTGCTCCACTTAAATTTGCTCTGACCTCCAATTCACTCTGGAAAATTTTCTGTGCAGCAGGGGAGGGTATTTTGCTCACACAGTCCCCACTGGCTGGAGGCAGGGGTGCCATCTCCAGGTGTCGCCTCTGCAGCACTGGATAGGGCAAAGAGCAACACGGAGATAAAGGGGGGATTGAGCAACCTGGCACTGCAAAGACCAAGCGTGCTAGGTCAGAGGTGAGCAGAAAATCAGCAGACAACCAACAAACACCTGAGCATCCCCATGTCACAAGGGAACGAGGGGTCAGGGAGCCCTCCAGGAGGGGGAGGGCTCTGGTCTGTAACAAAAGAACCCAAGGAGGCCTGGAGAAAGCCTGCGACTCGCATGGGAGGTCCCTGACACAGGGGACTGCAATGCAGAGTATCACAGCTGCAGTTTAAGACAGGAAATAGTGTGGATAGTTTGagttttttactattattactttttaatgttATAATGAGGCGAAGTCTCGAATCTGGTCTAAGAGCTGGGAGAGATGGAAGGAGAGCCaatctctctttcagtttaCACACTGTCCCTGCCAACCTCACTCTGTTCCTGCCTGACATTTCATaaattttattgtttatttatttttaacattggAGAACAATGTATGGAAAGCAATAGATTGAAATCCAGCCTCTGCCAGGTACAACTTACAAGTTGGTGCTGGTGTAAGGTGCACGGCTGTATGAAGAGGGACCTGGGGCTGGGaacaaggagaaaacagcacacagcgtgctcagaaataaatttcaatTTTACTTCTCTATTTCACAGCCTTCACTGCAACATTGCTTCACTTATGTCAAACTTTCAGGCAAGGTCACATCTCGCCCCAAGGTCCtccaaagcagctctgtgctcccccAGCCTGCCCACACACAGACACTACTGCTCTCATTCTTCTCTCCAGCTCACTTCCAGCACACTACCAGCAGTGCCTTGTTCAGTGATGCAACTGTTGACTTCTGGCATTATCTTCTTTAATCTTTGCCCCTCTTCTACCTCTCCATGCTTTGCATtaggctgcagtgaggagctgtGTCCACACAGTGCTTAGCATGATGCACCTCTGATCTCACTGATCTGCCAGGAGATACTGCAAGACAAACAACACGCAAGACAAGTCTTCAGCAAGAAGCATCTAAAATTATAGACAGCCTTTTTCTAGAGTACAGACTCTCAGCCCACAGATCTTCTTACAAAAGCTTCAGTGTTTGTTCCGTGACCATTACATTAATATCATCTCCCCAAAGCTAGTGTCTTTCCAGGACAGCTACTATAGACCTGCAGAGTGGGAATCAGAGAGCCTGCTAGAAATCCTGGAAAAGAAGACGATTTTTAGGAATATGTCTCTGCAATGTCTTATCATAGGTCTGAGCCtgcagctggaaagctgtgtCTTTCTACTGTACAAGAGGGAAAATGGAGAGCAGAATTTAATTTGTGACAGAAAAGAGCAGTGAAGATGAGATTCTTCCCTCcactttttcccccttcctatATTCTTGTCTTACCCCTCCACTATCTATATTCTTTCACATATGAATGAAGAGGAATCTGGATTTtattgcataattttttttttttttttttttttcaggaatgtAGATGTTCTCACTAAGTAATTTGTGAATAATGCTGTCTTCTTTCCCCAGCTGAAAAATCATGAAATCACCAGAAAGAAGGCACTTTTCAGAGAAACGCTGCCTTTCTGCTGAAATTTGCTGCCAAGAGAACTGTTGTGGAACCAATTGCTGCTGCCCCTGAGTTTTTCACTGTGTGATCCCTTCACCAGGATCACCTGCATCTCTTTTCCTATCTCTCTGTGGAAAAGAGTTTTCAGGATGATTTGCAGCCTCTGTACATCAGACCAGACCAGGTCAGCCTGTGGCACTGACAGGGATGGAGCTCGGTGTGCCAAGACCTCCACCCAGCTCTCGGTGATGGGAGCTTCGCTCTACACCGTTTCCATTTCAAAAGCCCCATTTCTGGCCATGCATTTGTTATGACAAGTGcagaaacaatttaaaagaGACCAGACTTAGCTCAAAACCTTCTTGCTGAATGTAGGGCTTTGCATGAGTGGTTAGTCCGCCAACAAGGTTCCCATGAGAAGCTGAGAGCTCCATGAGAATGGATGCTGGGATTTGAGGTGAGCTGGAGAAAGTTTAAAGAgatcccagcagagcaggaaggtgaGTGGGGAGCAGAGAAGGAGGGGACCAGCTGGGCATCCAACCTCAATTACCACTACAGCTGACGTGTGATTCCAGTGACTATGGGATTACTCAGCACTGGCCTGGAAAAGGAGGTGTGGGCCACACCATCTCTGATATAATCTATTTCACATGGCAGTTGCACAGACGTTTTATTTTGTTAGGGAAGATCAGCCTGGGTTGGAGCACAGCTTTTGGATGCTGAGCAGCTGAGAATAAGGCGGAAATTTGGAGAGGGCAAATTCAGATCTCTGagaatatcttaaaaaaaaaaaatgcccaagAAATGTAACTGATGGGTTGTATGGCCCGCGTTCAGCCAATGGCTGTGGCAAGCTGGAGACCTGTCAGGGTAATGCCAAGGAACACCAGAGCCATTTCAGCAGGTGGCCGTGGCAGGAGACCTTCTGCTTGTGGGTTCCTGAGATGCTCAGAAGTAGGAAGCACATGAGGGTGAATTTCAAGAGTTCAGTTGCAAGGGCCAGTTAGGGCAGCTGCTGGATGCAACTGCCAGATCAGAACTCAGGATAAGGACACAGCGCAGGAGAGAAAACAGGCAGGAGAACAAGCCCTGGCTCACTGGGACTTGCCAGTATTTGCACCCAATACAGATGTTTGTATTTATGAAGGTATGGGCTCCAACCTCCAGACCCAGACCTCTGGCCAGGCCCAGCTCCAATTTAATCTCTGGTACATTTACCAAAGATTAACTTGGAGATAAAGATAGAACTAGAAATATTTGAAGCCCAAAAACCTGTTGGGGTACTTTTGTTACGGAAAGCAAAGCCCTCCTGAAACGTGCAAAGGAAATGTAAACgcaaaaatacaagaaagaaaaagtccaGTGATCCACCGACACATTTCTgaattcttcctcttttcaaAGTTCTGAGGTTTGAACATTATGAACAGTTGACTGTTTGAATCGTATAATGCAATACCTGTTCCTCTGGCTTAACGTTACCATATTTCCCACACCGCAGGATTGCTTCACATTATTCTAAGAGGCAGTGTCattttccctgcagtgctgggtctTCTTTACTGAGGCGAAGGACACTCCTACTTCCTTTAAttatatgttttgttttaaattaagtcCTTTATTCTGGGGATGAATCACCAGCTTGTAGACAGGTAAATGTGGGAGTAAGAGAGTGAAAATGTAAGTTTGATTCCCAAGGTGGGTGTCTTTAATTAAAACGGACATCGAGATTCAGTCTTCCTTCCCAAACTTACCCCGCGATTCTGAAAATGCCTGGATTCCCTGGTTCTGAGCATGTctctttcagaaatttaaaCACGGTCCCCTCTGGCTTCAGAGCGCAGATTCCCTGTCGCCTTTGTACTCTGACAGTTGCGCCGTATCGTGCAAAGTAAATAAACCAAGGCAAACTTCAGTCACCGTCCCTGCATGCAGAGATGGGGAGCGGAGCTCGGCGGCTGCTGGGCTCAGACTGCTCGCGGCCGTCAGAAGGCAGCCGGGAGCACGCTGTGCTCCAAACTGCGCTCACTTGGCTCTCCGCTTGCTCTTGTAAAATGGTTCTGCACACGTCTGTATCGGACCGTTCTGCCTGCCAGTGCGGTTTACTCAATCAGGCACTGGACGGAGAATAAGAGGATCGGTCTCCTATTTGCagctttttcccctgctttggCAAAAGAGCTTGGAAAAACTCCTTCTGCCTCGATTTCCCCAGGGCTAAAACGAGACCCAGACAGGTTTTGCACCCACTTCTGCGGGGCACACGCAGCCTCACAGCGCCAACCCTTCCTTTTAGACACAAAAGGCCCGGCCTTGCGCTGGCAAAGCCGCATCCCGGTCTCGCAGCCACTCCGGGCCGAGCGGTGCCCGCGTTCCCCGCAGCCGAGGGACCGGGATAGACGTGAAGTCCCGGCGGCCTCGctgccggcggcggcggctccgtgCGGTCCCGTTCCCGCGTCCTGCAGAGCGGCCCCGGGGCCCGCACCGCACCCGCAGCCGGCGGCGTCCCGGGGGCCGGAGCGGTAGCTCCGAAGCGTGCAGCGTGGCATGCGGCCAGGCGATGACGCGCCTGTTGCTATGGGATCCACCGCCCCTATAAATAACCGAGCGAAGGAACTTTCCTAAGTCAGAGACTTGAGGACACGGGCCCCGCAACCAGATGGTCCGCAGGAGAGCCGCCAGCTCCAGCCGCAGCTCCGGGAGCGGGAGAGCCCCGCCGCGCCGCACGGACTGAGCCGCCCGGGCGGGCAGCGCAGCGGGGCCGTGCCCAGCGCCGGGCTCGGGAGACCCCCACCCGACGGCGGCCGCTCGATCCCGTGCCGGGGGGGCCCCCCGCGCCGTCTTCTCCTCCCCGCATCCCCCTTTGCTTTCATGCAACGCCTGGTGGCCTGGGACGCAGCATGCCTCCCCATTCAGCCGCCCGCCTTTAAATCCATGGAAGTGGCTAATTTCTATTACGAGGCGGACTGTCTGGCTGCTCTCAACAAGCTGCACCCGCGGGCGGCCGGGGGCCGCTCCATGACCGAGCTTACCGTAGGGGACCACGAGAGAGCCATTGACTTCAGCCCCTATCTGGACCCCTtagcagcatcccagcagccGGCGCAACCGCCGCCtcccgcagcagcagcagggggcaACTTTGAGCCTGCCTGCAGTAGCGGCGGCCAAGATTTCCTTTCCGATCTCTTCGCCGAGGACTATAAAGGCAGCGGCGCCGGCAAGAAGCCCGACTACACCTACATCAGCCTCGCCCGGCACGGCCACCCGTGCGGCAGCCAGAGCCACAAGCCGGGGGGGCTGCCGGGCTGCTTTCCGCCCCAGATCGTGGAGACCAAAGTGGAGCCTGTCTTCGAGACCCTGGACTCTTGCAAAGGGCCCCGTAAGGAAGAagggggagcggggccgggaccGGGGGGCATGTCCTCGCCCTACGGCAGCACCGTGCGCTCCTACCTGGGCTACCAGTCGGTGCCGAGCGGCAGCAGCGGGAACCTGTCCACCTCGTCCTCTTCCAGCCCCCCCGGCACCCCGAACCCCTCCGAGTCCTCCAAGTCGGCCGCCGGGGCCGGGGGCTACTCGGGGCCGCCGGCGGGAAAGAACAAGCCCAAGAAGTGCGTGGACAAACACAGCGACGAGTACAAGCTGCGCCGGGAGCGGAACAACATCGCGGTGCGCAAGAGCCGCGACAAAGCCAAAATGCGCAACCTGGAGACGCAGCACAAAGTCTTAGAACTGACGGCCGAGAACGAGAGGCTGCAGAAGAAGGTGGAGCAGCTCTCCCGGGAGCTGAGCACCCTCAGGAACTTGTTCAAACAGCTTCCCGAGCCCCTGCTCGCCTCCTCGCCCCGCTGCTGACCCCCGCGCCGGGCCGCGGGGCGAGCCGAGCGCTGCCCCCCTACGCCCTCCTCCCGGGACCGGGCTGCGTTTTCGGTTTCGTTGGGGgtttcgttgttgttgttgtttgttgttgtttcggTCTCTATTTGCTTCCCCCCTCTATCCCCGGGGCcagggggcggcgggcggcgcggggagggggagggggaaggccGTGGCCCCGGGGCTCTGCTGGGCGCTGGGGTTATTTAAAACGGCGAGAGGAGAGCGAGGGTGAAGTGATGCAATCCTTTAAGCATGGCTGGGAATGCTGTGTACATGATGCAATCTCGTGTAACTGTCAGTCATGGATTGAGTAATCTGTTAAAGATGTTCctacagtttttttttattataaagaATAATCTATTTCtataagaaaatacatatgtatattttggGATCTATGCATTCTTGCTACATTTGAAGCATTAATGAACGATTTTAATAAACTTTATGACTAGGTTAAAAAAAgtagcttgttttattttgagggTACGTTTCAAGTCAGATGAAATGCAGGGCTGACATTCCAGCTGGATCTGGCtcggtgctgccagcagggatAGGACTCGCGTTGGTCTTTTGGCTTTCTCTGTgactgagaaaaacagaaacaaaaaccccaGGAGAAAcccagcaaagagcagagctggaggcttCAGCCAGTTTTCATCGTCTCATTTTGGTTCCTCTAATCACTTGCTTGAGCTGCCTCTTGGGTATTGTCTGGGAAGAGGTGTTTGTTTGGGGTGgtgttttttgcatttcttgctgtttccaGTGTGCAGAGCGAGGTGTGCTGTCCAAACCATGACTGATCTGGTGAAGTAACTGCAAGGCtgaagtgggaagaaaaagtgAGGGAGGAAGctttcacttaatttttttttcttcaaggagaTTCTGCTCTCTGAATTATGATTCAGCATGTCTTATGTTTGTAGTTTACAGGAATAAACATGGGAAAGTAGTGCTTCTGTTGGATGTCGGTAATGTGGTCCCTGCTCGGAAGCTCTCGCGAAAGCCACCAGGTGAGAGGCACCCCAACAACCCCTTGCCTTTGCTCTTGAGATGTTCTTCTCAAACCTGTAGCTAGAGTTTCTCTGTTGAGAGgggtttgtttctgtgtgtctGTTAGCTGggggaaagcagcagatgaGTGGGGATGGGAGCAGGCCCTGTTGGGCTATAGATCGGGCTGGAGCTTTGTTCTGCCCGCTGATGGAAAGCTGCGCTGCTCCCATGTCCTGcgtgctgctgccagagctctgcGAGCGGCTCACAGTCCCAGGCTGGTTATGTGCGGAGGGCTGAGAGAAGGACTGGGTCTTACTCAGCGTGTTCCATTTTCCTCTTAGGCCAACTTTAAGCACCATGTTTTAAAATCCAGATTCCCAGTGCCCCGAATAGGAACTCCTTAATCATCTGTGCTGAACTGAATCCAGAGGAGCTTTTCTGTACCAAGAGAGTACTTGAATTTGCTACAGGCAGGGCAGGGTTCCAGGACAAACCCTGAGTCTGTCACTTATTCCCAGCGTTCCTTTCAGCAAAGCATGTTTCCTACTGAAAGagctgctgtgcatttttgaCACTTGAGATCCTATCTTTCCCTGGCAGGTACAACTCCGAGAGCTCTCAGGGAGATCTGCCGTGCTCTGCTTCCATAAGTGCTCCaatggagctgtgcagcagtgagcagggaaGCGTTAGACGCGATACAGATTtccactgtttgctttttaatttgtgcACTGCAGTTAAGTTGGTTTTATGAGACCCTATGAATAGATTTCTTGGGTGAGCAAGCTCCTGCATGACTCAAATTCTCGCAGGCAAGATAGACGTTAGATCTTGTCTTGGCTGTCCCTTGTGACGCTGATTTCTCCAGCCTCCTGTGGCTGTTTATTCTACTATTCTTCTAGTTACGAAACTTATCCACATCGTTAGATCCCATTTTCGTGTTGTGCTGTAGGCCATGTAATGTTACCCACACTTACGAGCAGCATTCCCAGTCAGAGCTGAGTGCTGCCGAGGGTAGAATTGCTGGAGGACTGGAGATGTCCTCAGacatatttctgtatttctttctttctttaaatgacAGAGCTTCCAACAAAAGTTCAGTTTATGAGGGCTGGGAGGCAGAGTAGATTGAAAGATAAGATGTACTAGAggtatttatatttgtttgaGTAATAATCCAGTTTCGGAGCTAGAGCTCTGTCAGGCACGAATGAGCTAATTCCTGTCCTTAAACTGCTTGAGGAGTTGGGGCAGTGTTGCTGCTGTGAtttaaagaacattaaaattACTGCTGTATACCAGTGTATCTCTTTATTTGGATGAAAGATTCTTCATTGAGGGGGAAACTCATGCAGCAGCAAGTTTTTGTCAGACAGATGCAGTTAGACAGGATAACTGATGAGCACTGGTGTTACACCAATCTCAGAAGGAATTGGAAAGAGTCAGAGAATTTCTGAATACTTCGTTCTTAATCTTATATTGCCTATGGAGCTTACATTTTCAGAGCTTTCTAGCTCAATGCATGGAGGCCATGAGATACCCTACTTAATGAACAAAGATATGAAAAAGCCCCCAGAGTTAAAACACTTcctagggaaaaaagaaaaaaaagaaaaaaaaaagaaaaaaatttggaaatgaATCTGAGCACTAATTCTAGTACTAAAGCAGACAAAAGATTTCAAATACCTTTTCTAATCACAGTGGTGGAATTGGAAAATCCCTGTCCGAACAGTGGCTCTGCTCCAAATGAGGAAGCCTCCCATTGCAAATAAGATCCTGTTAACTGAAAGCAGTACCAGGTGTACCCCAGTTGTCTCCTCACCAGGTCTCTCTTGCTTATTTTCCTAAGGTGACTCTGTACAATGTGTGGTAAGACTTCACAGCTTAGATGCAGGGAAACCCTGCAGGGAAGTTAAGGCACTTACTCCGggagtttgtttttaatttatggaGGCTTACAAAAATCATTTGGTTTGGGCTTTTTATTgcctttcaaattatttatgaCACCAACTGATTACTGCAGGTCTTCCTCATTACTGCTGAAATCAGAGTTCTTTTCTATGCAGAAACTGTGCTGC comes from Lagopus muta isolate bLagMut1 chromosome 16, bLagMut1 primary, whole genome shotgun sequence and encodes:
- the CEBPB gene encoding CCAAT/enhancer-binding protein beta — translated: MQRLVAWDAACLPIQPPAFKSMEVANFYYEADCLAALNKLHPRAAGGRSMTELTVGDHERAIDFSPYLDPLAASQQPAQPPPPAAAAGGNFEPACSSGGQDFLSDLFAEDYKGSGAGKKPDYTYISLARHGHPCGSQSHKPGGLPGCFPPQIVETKVEPVFETLDSCKGPRKEEGGAGPGPGGMSSPYGSTVRSYLGYQSVPSGSSGNLSTSSSSSPPGTPNPSESSKSAAGAGGYSGPPAGKNKPKKCVDKHSDEYKLRRERNNIAVRKSRDKAKMRNLETQHKVLELTAENERLQKKVEQLSRELSTLRNLFKQLPEPLLASSPRC